Proteins encoded together in one Bradyrhizobium sp. CB82 window:
- a CDS encoding NAD-dependent malic enzyme gives MILNAKGYALLRDPHTNKGTAFSDEERRNLGLEGLLPPVPASLDHQIARIHTQLAMLDSDLQKYLFLSDLQARNETLYYAVLMSDPAGFMPLVYTPTVGEASQKFDHIFHAARGIYLPISAKGRIKQLLLNWPQKDVRFIVVTDGERILGLGDLGVGGMGIPIGKLALYTACAGVPPELCLPITIDVGTNNAALLEDPLYLGLRQSRVRGEPYCAFIDEFVEAVQELFPKSCIQWEDFANINAVPILAKYRDRICTYNDDIQGTASVALAGIYAALRISGQKLIDQRFLFLGAGSAATGIAELISQAMAMEGLTLQQARSRNNLYDINGLLTSSRKLGDFQKPFAIEHAPIGDFAGAIKALRPTGIIGVSTVPKLFNQKVIEAISEINERPIIFPYSNPTSRSECTAEEAYTWSKGRAIFASGSPFPPLTVGGTHFVPGQGNNVYIFPAMGMAVYATEAKRVTEEMFIVAAKAVAEQVGQDSLDVGLIYPPQSKILTASLHVAARIAEHIFDRGLARIARPQDISRLIGDKAFVPVYGRID, from the coding sequence ATGATTTTGAACGCAAAAGGCTATGCATTGTTGCGCGACCCGCACACCAACAAGGGAACAGCATTCTCCGATGAAGAGCGGCGAAATCTTGGACTTGAAGGTCTGCTGCCGCCGGTGCCCGCGTCGCTCGACCACCAGATAGCCCGGATACACACGCAGCTTGCCATGTTGGACAGTGACCTGCAGAAGTATCTATTCTTGTCGGACTTGCAGGCGCGAAATGAAACTCTGTACTACGCGGTCTTGATGTCCGACCCCGCAGGGTTCATGCCGCTTGTTTACACGCCAACCGTCGGCGAGGCCTCGCAGAAGTTTGACCACATCTTTCATGCCGCCCGCGGCATTTACCTACCGATTTCGGCCAAGGGCCGTATCAAACAATTGCTTTTAAACTGGCCACAGAAAGACGTGCGGTTCATCGTCGTAACCGATGGTGAGCGGATTCTCGGTCTTGGCGATCTCGGGGTTGGCGGCATGGGTATTCCAATCGGAAAGCTCGCCCTCTATACGGCGTGCGCGGGTGTTCCTCCGGAATTGTGTCTCCCGATCACCATAGACGTTGGGACGAATAATGCAGCCTTGCTCGAGGATCCGCTCTATCTCGGTTTGCGTCAATCGCGCGTGCGCGGCGAACCGTACTGCGCCTTCATTGACGAATTCGTTGAAGCCGTGCAAGAGCTCTTCCCTAAGAGCTGCATCCAGTGGGAAGACTTCGCCAACATCAATGCTGTCCCAATCCTCGCCAAATATCGCGATCGAATCTGCACCTATAATGACGACATCCAGGGGACTGCCTCGGTGGCTCTGGCCGGTATTTATGCGGCGTTGCGGATCAGCGGCCAAAAGCTCATCGATCAGAGATTCCTCTTTCTCGGTGCCGGTTCCGCCGCAACAGGGATAGCTGAACTGATCTCGCAGGCGATGGCAATGGAAGGCCTGACCCTCCAGCAGGCGAGAAGCCGCAACAACTTGTACGACATCAATGGTCTGCTGACGTCATCGAGAAAGCTCGGGGATTTTCAGAAACCTTTCGCGATCGAGCACGCGCCGATAGGCGATTTTGCCGGAGCGATCAAGGCACTGAGGCCGACCGGCATCATCGGCGTGAGTACAGTGCCAAAACTGTTCAATCAGAAAGTTATCGAGGCCATTTCGGAAATCAACGAGCGGCCGATCATCTTCCCCTACTCCAATCCGACGTCTCGATCGGAATGCACGGCAGAGGAAGCGTATACCTGGTCGAAGGGTCGCGCGATCTTTGCGAGCGGCAGTCCATTTCCTCCACTGACCGTCGGCGGCACGCACTTCGTGCCTGGCCAAGGCAACAACGTCTACATCTTCCCCGCCATGGGCATGGCCGTCTATGCGACCGAAGCCAAGAGGGTGACGGAGGAGATGTTCATCGTTGCTGCCAAAGCCGTCGCAGAGCAAGTCGGCCAGGACAGTCTCGATGTTGGTCTAATCTATCCGCCCCAGAGCAAAATATTGACGGCTTCTTTGCACGTAGCGGCAAGGATCGCGGAGCACATATTCGATCGCGGACTTGCCCGAATAGCGCGCCCGCAAGATATCAGCCGTCTAATAGGCGACAAAGCCTTCGTCCCCGTCTACGGTCGCATCGATTAG
- a CDS encoding enoyl-CoA hydratase/isomerase family protein, giving the protein MAKIDTYKSAFPHAKLTRSPDGILEVVLHTDGDTLVFDGHTHEEFVDLFHQIGQDADNRVVILTGAGKAFIDRIDPAGFDFFTPRGYDKIYREGKKVLANLLDIPVPVIAALNGPTTVHSEYVLLCDVVIATPDTVFQDKPHFGFGIVPGDGIHSLWPHLIGSIRGRYFVLTQQTLDAKEAKQLGVVNEIVSRDHLHVRAREIAASIATLPPLTASYTRVALTQPLRRLVDESVGYGLALEGISAADVARSRAGS; this is encoded by the coding sequence ATGGCCAAGATCGACACGTACAAGAGCGCATTTCCTCACGCCAAGCTCACTCGCTCGCCCGACGGCATTCTCGAAGTGGTGTTGCACACTGACGGCGACACACTCGTCTTCGATGGGCATACCCACGAGGAGTTCGTGGATTTGTTTCACCAGATCGGCCAAGATGCCGATAATCGCGTGGTAATTCTAACAGGCGCGGGGAAAGCCTTCATCGATCGTATCGACCCAGCGGGCTTCGATTTTTTCACGCCGCGAGGGTATGACAAGATCTACCGGGAGGGGAAGAAAGTTCTTGCGAACCTGCTGGATATTCCGGTGCCGGTGATCGCCGCCCTGAACGGCCCAACGACGGTGCATTCCGAATATGTTCTTCTATGCGACGTCGTGATCGCCACGCCAGACACCGTGTTTCAGGATAAACCGCATTTCGGGTTCGGAATCGTACCCGGCGATGGAATCCATTCGCTTTGGCCGCACCTGATCGGCTCGATCCGCGGTCGCTACTTCGTTCTTACCCAGCAGACGCTGGACGCAAAGGAAGCAAAGCAGTTGGGAGTGGTCAACGAGATCGTGAGCCGAGACCACCTGCATGTGCGGGCACGGGAGATCGCGGCCAGCATCGCGACGCTGCCACCATTGACTGCCAGCTACACTCGCGTGGCTCTCACCCAGCCGTTACGTCGCCTGGTTGATGAGAGCGTCGGCTATGGGTTGGCGCTCGAGGGCATTTCCGCGGCCGACGTAGCTCGCTCGCGAGCCGGCAGTTAA
- a CDS encoding DUF417 family protein → MNAHMDTALDPFVGKSRRSSLLLSDLDYHVIRASMVIMYFFFGYQKWWPYEAERLVPFISNSPLIRWLYLVFSHQGASWLLGLSEWTFGALILAGFWDKRLGILGAAGSTVTFIVTVSIIPFMPNGWDPVAGFPAMTGNVPFLMKDVVLLAVSLYLLKQDLVRVA, encoded by the coding sequence ATGAACGCGCATATGGATACCGCACTCGATCCATTTGTCGGCAAATCGCGCAGGTCGAGCCTGCTCTTGTCTGATCTCGATTACCACGTCATCCGGGCCTCCATGGTAATCATGTATTTCTTCTTCGGCTACCAGAAGTGGTGGCCGTACGAAGCCGAGCGGCTCGTTCCGTTCATCAGCAACAGTCCGCTGATCCGGTGGCTCTACCTCGTGTTCAGCCATCAGGGTGCCAGCTGGCTTCTCGGCTTGTCCGAATGGACCTTCGGCGCCCTGATTCTTGCAGGGTTCTGGGACAAGCGGCTGGGGATCCTCGGCGCCGCGGGTTCGACTGTGACCTTCATCGTAACTGTCTCGATAATTCCCTTCATGCCGAACGGCTGGGACCCCGTAGCCGGATTTCCGGCTATGACTGGCAATGTCCCGTTCCTGATGAAGGATGTCGTGCTGCTTGCGGTGTCGCTCTATCTCTTAAAGCAGGATCTCGTTCGCGTGGCGTGA
- a CDS encoding HAMP domain-containing sensor histidine kinase — translation MHETEGLVKVAETRGTIATERVAKRSITWSMTARADPQRPSEFESVLLAIAGHDLRQPLQVIQGAHDFLSLGVRTDSELRLLRSGQSAIDRLRDQLDELLAAMRLREHAEGMKLTPVPVGPIFRQACRENKILALRKGITLRIVETTATIHSNALLLSTILRNLISNAIKYTQPGGRILLGCRHVGQNIRIDVYDTGIGIAEDQMPRIFEAFTRLDPARRDGLGVGLFIVRQAVGLLGHRVDINSAPSQGSRFSILATKN, via the coding sequence ATGCACGAGACAGAAGGGCTGGTTAAGGTAGCGGAAACCCGCGGGACCATCGCTACAGAGCGGGTGGCAAAACGGTCCATCACTTGGAGCATGACGGCCAGAGCAGATCCGCAAAGGCCCTCGGAGTTCGAATCCGTGTTACTTGCAATAGCGGGACACGATCTCCGGCAGCCACTCCAGGTCATCCAGGGCGCGCACGATTTTCTAAGTCTCGGCGTTCGAACAGACTCCGAGCTGCGGCTGCTGCGCTCCGGCCAGAGCGCCATCGATCGGTTGAGGGACCAGCTCGATGAATTGCTCGCTGCGATGCGGCTCCGGGAACACGCGGAGGGGATGAAGCTAACGCCGGTGCCGGTTGGGCCTATATTTCGGCAAGCTTGTCGCGAGAACAAGATTTTGGCTCTACGAAAGGGAATCACCCTTCGCATAGTCGAGACCACCGCCACGATTCACAGCAACGCGCTGCTTCTCAGCACTATCCTGCGCAACCTGATCAGCAACGCGATCAAGTACACGCAACCCGGTGGACGCATTCTCCTCGGTTGCCGTCACGTCGGCCAGAACATCCGTATCGATGTGTATGACACCGGAATCGGTATCGCGGAAGACCAAATGCCTCGAATTTTCGAGGCCTTTACTCGTCTCGATCCGGCGCGACGCGACGGTCTGGGCGTCGGCCTCTTCATCGTGCGCCAGGCCGTCGGCCTCCTGGGGCATCGCGTCGACATCAACTCTGCGCCCTCACAAGGGTCGCGATTTTCGATACTCGCAACAAAAAACTGA
- a CDS encoding PAS domain-containing sensor histidine kinase — protein MQILARLTPELHRIRSPILRYVFSVGCVAIALGLALTLQRYQLREVELPILALSIALTAWYAGSGPTAVAVMISTACFAYFFTEPIYSLYVSVGDLPYFLVFVAWAVLVASFAEVRRRVEDDLRRARDHLQAEVEQRARREGEIARLNQELANRAEELEATNKELESFAYSVSHDLRAPVRHVIGFAELLQKQGSSLLNDKTNRYVKMILESAKRMGNLIDDLLGFSRMGRAEAKKTAVDLEQLVKEVVTEFRQETRGAGHYLENRGAPGLFRRPFHAESASNFQCG, from the coding sequence ATGCAAATACTCGCGCGCTTGACTCCGGAATTGCATAGGATCCGCTCGCCGATCCTGCGCTACGTTTTTTCCGTCGGTTGCGTTGCGATCGCGCTTGGACTGGCGCTTACATTGCAACGCTACCAGTTGCGCGAGGTAGAACTACCAATTCTTGCTCTGTCGATCGCTCTCACCGCCTGGTACGCGGGAAGTGGGCCTACCGCGGTCGCAGTGATGATATCCACGGCCTGCTTCGCCTACTTCTTCACCGAGCCCATTTACTCACTCTACGTTTCGGTCGGAGATCTACCGTACTTCCTCGTTTTCGTGGCGTGGGCGGTGCTTGTTGCCTCGTTCGCAGAAGTTCGACGCCGAGTTGAGGACGATCTTCGTCGAGCCCGCGACCATCTTCAGGCCGAAGTGGAACAACGAGCTCGCCGCGAGGGCGAGATCGCAAGACTAAACCAGGAACTTGCGAACCGCGCGGAAGAACTCGAAGCGACCAACAAGGAACTAGAATCGTTTGCCTATTCAGTTTCCCACGACCTGCGCGCGCCGGTTCGCCATGTCATCGGATTTGCGGAGCTGCTGCAGAAGCAGGGATCTTCTTTGCTGAACGACAAGACCAATCGATACGTCAAGATGATCCTAGAGTCGGCAAAACGAATGGGCAATTTGATCGACGACCTCCTGGGCTTTTCGAGGATGGGAAGGGCAGAGGCCAAGAAGACGGCTGTGGATCTCGAGCAGCTCGTCAAGGAGGTTGTCACTGAATTCCGACAAGAGACAAGGGGGGCGGGACATTATCTGGAAAATCGGGGCGCTCCCGGTCTGTTCCGGCGACCGTTCCATGCTGAGAGTGCTTCTAATTTCCAATGCGGTTAA
- a CDS encoding response regulator, which yields MSMLGRILIVEDDPRDVELTLAALEEYYLTNEVVVTRDGQEALDYLYCRGQFDSRSNENPAVMLLDLKLPKIDGLEVLQQIKSDDHLKVIPVVVLTSSHEEKDMMKSYKLGVNAYVVKPVDFHEFVNAVKELGAFWAIVNEPPPGSMKKNVL from the coding sequence ATGAGCATGCTGGGACGCATTTTGATCGTCGAGGACGATCCAAGAGACGTTGAACTTACTCTGGCTGCCCTGGAGGAGTACTACCTGACAAACGAGGTGGTTGTTACCCGTGACGGACAGGAGGCTCTCGATTATCTCTATTGTCGGGGGCAGTTCGATAGTCGTTCGAACGAAAACCCAGCCGTCATGCTGCTCGACTTAAAGCTGCCAAAGATTGATGGGCTGGAAGTGTTGCAGCAGATCAAATCCGACGATCATCTCAAGGTGATACCCGTGGTGGTGCTGACGTCGTCCCACGAGGAAAAGGACATGATGAAAAGCTACAAGCTCGGGGTGAACGCCTACGTCGTAAAGCCGGTCGACTTTCACGAATTTGTCAATGCCGTCAAGGAACTGGGCGCGTTCTGGGCGATCGTGAATGAGCCGCCGCCGGGCAGCATGAAGAAGAACGTACTGTGA
- a CDS encoding PAS domain S-box protein: MTSPLRILLLEDNSTDAELIQDLLETDGLFFEITRVQTRVEFEGALNNVAIDLILADYQLPSFDGLSALNLALRTHPNLPFIFVSGTLGEEVAVEALKIGATDYVLKTSLSRLVPSMRRALREAGQRTERRKAEEALRRSEMTLAEAQRLSHTGSFGWDVLSGEINWSDETCRIFGCAPGTKPTTDLVVERTHPDDRMLLRKMIDRTSIVRAAFTTERRLMMPDGVIKHVRVVAHPAASDNPESVLFIGAITDITSRKRAEETLQEQANLLNLTHDAIFVHDLNEIITYWNRGAEKLYGWTGEQAKGQNAFNLLKPAFPAPLEEITSELLQTGHWEGEVVHTRKDHARLTVESRWSLQRDAQGTPVAVLVTNSDIGDRKLAERERERLRQLEADLARINRVSMMGELAASLAHEIKQPITAAALKAQACGRWLSHAMPDVTRAREVAGEMITDVMRAGAIIDRVRSLYARSAPQWELIDINEIIREMTALLRDLAIRNAVSIRTELAVGIPSTTADRVQVQQVLMNLMINGIEAMKDSGGELTVVSDRTEDHQLLISVSDSGIGLPANECEHIFDAFFTTKPQGAGMGLSISRRIIESHGGRLWASPNSGRGATFRFTLPGKAMQSSRHAV; this comes from the coding sequence GTGACGTCTCCTCTTCGGATTCTATTGCTGGAGGATAACTCCACTGATGCCGAGCTCATTCAAGATCTCCTGGAAACGGACGGGCTCTTCTTTGAGATAACGCGGGTTCAAACACGTGTTGAGTTCGAAGGCGCACTCAACAACGTCGCAATTGACCTGATTCTTGCGGACTACCAACTTCCCTCATTCGATGGTCTTTCAGCATTGAACCTTGCCCTTCGTACCCATCCTAATCTACCTTTCATCTTTGTTTCCGGGACGCTTGGCGAAGAAGTCGCCGTCGAGGCACTCAAAATCGGAGCCACGGATTACGTTCTGAAGACCAGCCTGTCGAGACTCGTGCCCTCAATGCGGCGCGCATTGCGCGAAGCTGGACAACGAACCGAACGCAGGAAGGCTGAGGAGGCTCTACGCAGGAGCGAGATGACCCTCGCCGAGGCGCAGCGATTGAGCCACACCGGGAGTTTCGGCTGGGACGTTTTGAGTGGGGAAATCAACTGGTCCGATGAGACATGTAGAATCTTTGGATGCGCCCCTGGGACGAAGCCAACGACGGACCTGGTGGTGGAGCGCACTCACCCGGACGATCGGATGCTTCTTCGAAAGATGATTGATCGCACCTCGATCGTGAGAGCCGCATTTACCACGGAGCGGCGCCTGATGATGCCGGATGGTGTCATAAAGCACGTTCGAGTTGTGGCTCATCCCGCAGCTAGCGACAATCCTGAGAGCGTGCTCTTCATAGGCGCGATAACGGATATCACTAGCCGCAAGCGCGCTGAAGAGACGCTACAGGAACAGGCTAATCTTCTTAACCTAACGCATGACGCTATTTTCGTCCACGACTTGAATGAGATTATCACGTACTGGAATCGTGGTGCAGAAAAGCTGTATGGGTGGACAGGCGAGCAAGCGAAGGGCCAGAATGCTTTCAATCTGCTGAAGCCGGCCTTCCCGGCTCCACTTGAGGAAATCACGTCAGAACTGCTGCAAACTGGCCATTGGGAAGGCGAGGTTGTGCACACCAGGAAGGACCACGCTCGGCTAACCGTGGAGAGCCGCTGGTCATTGCAACGAGATGCGCAGGGCACGCCTGTAGCAGTTTTGGTGACCAACAGCGATATTGGGGATCGCAAATTGGCCGAAAGAGAGCGCGAAAGATTGCGTCAGCTGGAGGCAGATCTCGCACGCATAAACCGTGTGAGCATGATGGGAGAGCTGGCTGCCTCTCTCGCGCACGAGATCAAGCAACCGATCACTGCGGCCGCGTTGAAAGCCCAGGCCTGCGGGCGATGGCTAAGTCATGCTATGCCCGACGTGACAAGAGCGCGCGAAGTTGCTGGCGAGATGATTACCGATGTAATGCGAGCAGGCGCCATCATCGACCGAGTGCGATCACTGTATGCGCGCAGTGCGCCGCAATGGGAACTCATTGACATAAACGAAATTATTCGAGAGATGACGGCTTTGCTACGTGATCTGGCGATTCGAAACGCTGTCTCGATCCGCACCGAGCTTGCTGTTGGGATTCCGTCGACGACAGCGGATCGCGTGCAAGTGCAGCAGGTTTTGATGAACCTGATGATCAACGGCATCGAGGCGATGAAGGATAGCGGTGGCGAGCTGACCGTCGTGTCCGATAGGACCGAAGACCATCAATTACTAATCTCGGTGAGCGATTCTGGCATCGGGCTTCCAGCCAACGAATGCGAGCACATTTTCGATGCATTTTTTACCACGAAACCGCAAGGCGCCGGTATGGGATTGTCCATCAGTCGGCGGATAATAGAGTCGCATGGCGGTCGCTTGTGGGCGAGCCCGAACTCCGGCCGGGGCGCGACCTTTCGCTTCACGCTACCAGGTAAGGCGATGCAGTCCTCACGTCACGCGGTTTAA
- a CDS encoding SDR family NAD(P)-dependent oxidoreductase, with product MDLKGKRVVVTGGSSGIGLALTRLLLARGARVAIVGRRRVHLDKAVAQLKVTGLSVSAVAADVTRGSDRQKILSYADAEFGGIDILVNNAGAVRAGRLELIPEREIRAMVEVDLLAPILLTREALPRLRSSGDGLIVNVTSAAALTGVPFYGTYAATKAGLARFGEALRRELKGEGVHVLTVYPVATDTPMMASSKAGAGLGFGRESAVDVAAAIVEGIEADALEVARGGEARAQVIALNRENPLVLDERFLAIKAELEDATRNHRAL from the coding sequence ATGGATCTGAAGGGAAAGCGCGTTGTGGTCACCGGTGGCTCCAGCGGCATCGGCTTGGCGCTAACGCGCTTGCTGCTGGCGCGCGGCGCACGCGTAGCAATCGTGGGTCGGCGACGAGTGCACCTGGACAAGGCGGTCGCACAGCTCAAGGTGACCGGCCTGAGCGTCAGTGCAGTCGCGGCCGACGTGACCAGAGGGTCGGATAGACAGAAGATTCTGTCTTATGCGGACGCCGAATTCGGTGGCATCGATATCCTTGTGAACAATGCCGGCGCGGTGCGAGCCGGACGGCTTGAGCTTATTCCGGAACGCGAGATCCGGGCGATGGTCGAGGTTGACCTGCTGGCACCGATCCTATTGACACGTGAGGCGCTGCCACGCCTGCGCAGCAGCGGCGATGGGCTGATTGTCAACGTGACATCTGCGGCTGCGCTGACTGGCGTGCCGTTTTATGGGACGTATGCTGCCACGAAAGCGGGGCTTGCCCGCTTCGGAGAGGCGCTGCGCCGTGAGCTCAAGGGCGAGGGCGTGCACGTGCTGACGGTCTATCCGGTCGCCACCGACACGCCGATGATGGCAAGTTCGAAGGCGGGCGCGGGTCTTGGTTTCGGACGTGAGTCCGCGGTTGATGTCGCGGCCGCGATCGTGGAAGGAATCGAGGCCGACGCCCTCGAAGTCGCGCGAGGTGGCGAGGCGAGGGCGCAGGTGATCGCCCTCAACCGCGAGAATCCGCTTGTGCTGGATGAACGTTTCCTTGCCATAAAGGCAGAGCTGGAAGATGCTACTCGCAACCACAGGGCTCTTTGA
- a CDS encoding FUSC family protein gives MIVRARLSSWNVIYSLNMGIACAISYWVMTHALASIVDKDSEFLGGMWAAVATLFVFRASRGDSLSAGASRLLATSVSFALCLAYLWFFPFTVLGLAALIGIGTLAMMLLGRQEDIVTTGITTVVVMVVAAISPTDAWQQPVLRLVDTVVGVGIGVGSKWAASYLYSRAVGK, from the coding sequence ATGATTGTTAGGGCAAGGCTCTCATCTTGGAACGTCATCTACTCGTTGAATATGGGAATCGCGTGCGCAATATCCTACTGGGTTATGACCCATGCACTTGCCTCAATTGTTGACAAGGATTCTGAGTTTTTGGGAGGCATGTGGGCGGCCGTGGCGACCCTTTTCGTCTTTCGGGCGTCTCGCGGCGACAGCTTGTCGGCAGGAGCGAGCCGATTGCTGGCCACGAGCGTGAGCTTCGCGTTGTGCTTGGCCTATCTTTGGTTCTTCCCATTCACGGTACTAGGTCTAGCTGCGCTGATCGGAATCGGTACATTGGCAATGATGCTCTTAGGCCGACAAGAGGACATCGTTACCACGGGAATAACGACGGTAGTCGTCATGGTGGTTGCTGCGATTAGCCCTACTGATGCCTGGCAGCAACCAGTCCTCCGTCTGGTTGATACCGTTGTTGGAGTCGGGATCGGGGTCGGAAGTAAATGGGCTGCTTCGTATCTGTATTCCCGTGCAGTCGGGAAATGA
- a CDS encoding AraC family transcriptional regulator, translating into MYNEGARRDGETSIDGFAPSKIRNFAKKLTFVPAGCGYRERLETASSTRLTFLYLDPTVLRSDGETDYAARVHFEDVVVWETAAKLKSAIENGQAKKIFYLSALSSVLAIELSRSDDSASRDAAPIRGGLACWQKRAVVGYIEEHLGEQICLGTLAQLARLSQHHFCRAFKKSFGVPPHQYHVQRRIEQAKLLLADRSIPITDIGFALGYCQTSSFSVAFRKTTGWTPSEYRREFK; encoded by the coding sequence ATGTACAATGAGGGGGCCCGCCGGGACGGGGAAACTTCGATTGATGGATTCGCGCCGTCCAAGATTCGGAATTTTGCGAAGAAGCTCACGTTCGTCCCGGCCGGCTGCGGCTATCGAGAGCGGCTCGAGACCGCTTCGTCCACCCGCTTGACGTTTCTCTATTTGGATCCAACCGTTCTCCGAAGCGATGGAGAAACCGACTATGCCGCGAGAGTTCATTTTGAGGACGTTGTCGTTTGGGAAACCGCGGCCAAGTTGAAGAGCGCGATCGAGAATGGGCAAGCAAAGAAGATATTCTATCTGTCCGCGCTCTCTAGCGTGCTCGCAATTGAGCTGTCGCGCTCTGACGATAGCGCATCGCGTGATGCGGCCCCGATTCGTGGAGGCCTTGCTTGTTGGCAAAAGCGCGCTGTCGTGGGTTACATTGAAGAGCATCTAGGCGAGCAAATTTGTCTAGGTACGCTTGCGCAGCTCGCCCGCCTCAGCCAGCACCACTTTTGTCGGGCCTTCAAAAAATCCTTCGGCGTTCCGCCGCATCAGTACCACGTGCAAAGGCGCATTGAACAAGCCAAGCTGCTTTTGGCAGATCGATCAATCCCCATCACAGACATCGGGTTTGCGCTTGGCTACTGTCAAACGAGCTCCTTTAGCGTGGCCTTTCGGAAGACGACAGGCTGGACACCGAGCGAATATCGCAGGGAGTTCAAATAG
- the ureG gene encoding urease accessory protein UreG: MKTVENETPLVRSKFAPAHHGPLRVGIGGPVGSGKTALVEALCKLLRDFYDIYVITNDIYTKEDQLILTRAQALPAERIMGVETGGCPHTAIREDASMNLAAIEGMNLKFPHAELCFVESGGDNLAATFSPELADLTIYVIDVAAGEKIPRKGGPGITRSDLLVINKIDLAPLVGANLQVMESDARRMRTTRPFIFSNLKSGEGVDEIADFILKKGGLAAANL; the protein is encoded by the coding sequence ATGAAGACGGTTGAAAACGAGACGCCCCTTGTGCGCAGCAAGTTCGCTCCGGCACACCACGGTCCGCTCCGCGTCGGGATCGGCGGCCCAGTAGGCTCGGGCAAGACAGCGCTAGTAGAGGCGTTATGCAAGCTTCTACGAGATTTCTACGACATCTACGTAATTACCAACGACATCTACACCAAAGAAGATCAGCTCATTTTAACCCGCGCCCAAGCGCTGCCAGCAGAACGTATCATGGGCGTGGAGACAGGCGGCTGCCCTCACACGGCGATACGTGAGGACGCCTCGATGAATCTCGCTGCGATCGAGGGTATGAATTTGAAATTCCCGCATGCAGAGCTGTGCTTCGTGGAGTCGGGTGGTGACAATCTCGCGGCAACCTTTAGTCCGGAGCTTGCGGACTTGACTATCTACGTGATCGACGTCGCTGCTGGCGAGAAGATCCCACGCAAAGGCGGCCCAGGTATAACGCGCTCCGACCTGCTCGTGATCAACAAGATCGATTTGGCTCCCTTGGTGGGAGCCAATCTTCAGGTTATGGAATCAGACGCCCGACGGATGCGAACTACGCGGCCTTTCATTTTTTCAAATCTGAAAAGCGGGGAGGGCGTCGATGAAATCGCCGACTTCATTCTCAAGAAGGGTGGGTTAGCAGCGGCGAACCTTTAA
- a CDS encoding urease accessory protein UreF translates to MTDEGFPCSPLSFLRLQSWLSPNFPNGAYSYSHGLEWAAEAGLVHDRSSLVDWLEADLCHGSGRNEAVFFNEAYRCAIDNDAAKLTLVAELAAASRGTSEFALESSQQATASLTTLRRVWSDPILDLFLEKQIQPVVAVVLGCRSARERIPACVALPAFLHSYVANLVIAGVRLIPLGQTDGQLAIAELEHAVLSASAQGICSTLDDLGSAGLMVEIASIDHETQYTRLFRS, encoded by the coding sequence ATGACGGACGAGGGGTTCCCGTGCTCGCCTCTATCCTTTTTGCGACTGCAGAGTTGGCTTTCGCCGAACTTCCCAAATGGCGCCTACAGTTATTCGCACGGTCTCGAATGGGCCGCCGAGGCTGGTCTCGTCCATGACCGCTCAAGCCTTGTCGATTGGCTGGAAGCAGATCTTTGCCATGGATCCGGACGGAATGAAGCGGTCTTTTTCAACGAAGCATATCGCTGCGCAATCGATAATGACGCTGCTAAGCTCACCTTGGTTGCCGAATTGGCGGCAGCCTCGCGCGGGACATCAGAATTCGCGCTTGAATCATCGCAGCAGGCGACTGCAAGCCTTACGACACTCCGTCGGGTGTGGTCCGATCCTATATTGGACCTCTTCTTGGAGAAGCAGATCCAGCCGGTCGTGGCGGTCGTTCTCGGCTGTCGCTCGGCAAGGGAGCGGATTCCGGCGTGCGTGGCGTTACCTGCCTTCCTGCACAGCTATGTCGCCAATTTGGTAATCGCCGGCGTCAGGCTGATCCCCCTCGGGCAAACCGACGGTCAACTCGCTATCGCGGAGCTTGAGCACGCGGTTTTGTCCGCAAGCGCACAGGGAATCTGCAGCACGCTTGACGACCTGGGCTCCGCGGGCTTAATGGTTGAAATCGCTTCCATTGACCATGAAACCCAATATACGAGGTTGTTCCGGTCATGA